One genomic window of Echinimonas agarilytica includes the following:
- a CDS encoding type II secretion system protein N, producing the protein MSKWKWLALAATLYLIFFIMMLPAQFGLWLVDVPKGLQVTGVSGSFWNGRANRVSWNGRTVDDVFWTVNPGSMFAGTLELDVVAGQSSMSNIKLDGTVGASSSGWFVNNLEFEMPANVASEFAPVQLQLRLGGYVVGKIATASQGEPWCEQLDGKLTWVKPTVASTSVSNPLKLDDTRANLSCNAGNVVADVSDDGRVLGLDVKGTLAEGQFIVDGSLKPGREFPQSLEQMLRFVATPKGDGSYLINLDGPL; encoded by the coding sequence ATGAGTAAGTGGAAGTGGTTGGCATTAGCGGCAACGTTATACCTCATTTTCTTCATCATGATGCTCCCTGCTCAATTTGGTCTCTGGCTCGTCGATGTGCCCAAAGGCCTGCAAGTAACGGGCGTATCTGGATCGTTTTGGAATGGGCGTGCGAACCGGGTGTCTTGGAATGGGCGTACCGTTGATGATGTGTTTTGGACCGTCAATCCCGGGTCTATGTTCGCCGGAACATTGGAATTGGATGTTGTTGCTGGCCAAAGCAGCATGAGTAACATCAAATTGGATGGCACGGTCGGAGCAAGCTCGTCAGGTTGGTTTGTGAATAACTTAGAGTTTGAAATGCCCGCGAACGTGGCGTCTGAATTTGCGCCAGTGCAACTCCAGTTGAGGTTGGGCGGTTATGTAGTTGGCAAGATTGCCACTGCCAGCCAAGGCGAACCTTGGTGTGAACAATTGGACGGTAAACTCACTTGGGTGAAGCCAACGGTTGCCAGCACAAGTGTCAGTAACCCACTGAAACTGGACGATACGCGCGCCAACTTATCGTGTAATGCGGGTAATGTTGTGGCAGATGTGTCTGATGATGGTCGCGTCTTGGGCTTGGACGTGAAAGGGACATTGGCAGAGGGCCAATTTATTGTAGATGGTTCACTCAAGCCGGGCCGAGAGTTTCCACAAAGCCTTGAGCAAATGTTGCGATTTGTTGCCACCCCCAAGGGGGATGGCAGTTATCTGATTAATTTAGACGGCCCGCTCTAG
- the fabR gene encoding HTH-type transcriptional repressor FabR, translated as MSGVRAQQKEKTRRAIIDAAFSQLSAERSFSGLSLREVSREASIAPTSFYRHFKDMDELGLTMVDEAGLALRQLMRKARQRIADGGSIIRISVETFMEFVQNHSNVFRLLLRERSGTSAAFRAAVNREIRHFVAELADYLEAYSKCSRELAMTQAEAMVILVFNAGAEALDLPNHDRKELSDRLINQLRLIARGATTAVLRDRRT; from the coding sequence ATGTCTGGAGTGCGAGCCCAACAAAAAGAGAAAACGCGTCGAGCGATTATCGATGCCGCGTTTAGCCAATTGAGCGCTGAACGTAGTTTTTCGGGTCTTAGTCTTCGCGAAGTATCAAGAGAGGCGAGCATTGCGCCTACTTCTTTTTATCGACATTTCAAAGATATGGATGAGCTAGGCCTGACGATGGTGGATGAGGCTGGCCTTGCATTGCGCCAATTGATGCGAAAAGCACGGCAGCGGATCGCCGACGGCGGAAGCATTATTCGTATATCGGTTGAGACTTTCATGGAGTTCGTGCAGAACCATTCGAATGTGTTTCGACTGCTACTTCGCGAGCGTTCCGGCACTTCTGCCGCGTTTCGTGCTGCGGTGAACCGCGAGATTCGTCATTTTGTGGCTGAGCTGGCAGACTACTTGGAAGCCTATTCAAAATGTTCGCGTGAGTTAGCCATGACTCAAGCAGAAGCCATGGTGATTCTGGTCTTCAATGCGGGAGCTGAGGCACTCGACTTACCGAACCACGATCGAAAAGAACTTTCCGACCGCCTGATTAATCAATTACGACTGATTGCCCGTGGTGCGACCACCGCGGTATTGAGAGACCGTCGCACCTAG
- the yrfG gene encoding GMP/IMP nucleotidase: protein MPQWSTIKTVLLDMDGTLLDLHFDNHFWLDYLPECYAKEKGMSKLEAKQYLERAYQQLQGKLEWYCLDYWNDRLGLDLVALKREVAHLIQMRPDAIPFLDALKASGRRVILLTNAHPGSLALKVELTCLDQHIDTLLTSHQFGQPKEHQDMWTQVCEQYDINPADTLFVDDSLSVLKSAERFGIQHLLAVANPDSKKPSNSVDDFESTTDFRTLIDDIKRHSHSDESSH from the coding sequence ATGCCTCAATGGTCCACCATAAAAACCGTGTTACTTGACATGGACGGCACATTACTCGACCTTCACTTCGATAATCACTTCTGGTTGGACTACTTGCCAGAGTGTTATGCGAAAGAAAAAGGAATGTCGAAACTTGAAGCCAAACAATATTTAGAACGTGCTTATCAGCAATTACAGGGTAAATTGGAGTGGTACTGCCTCGATTATTGGAATGACCGGCTGGGTCTTGATTTAGTGGCTTTGAAGCGCGAAGTCGCTCACTTGATTCAAATGCGCCCAGACGCAATTCCTTTTTTAGATGCACTTAAAGCCTCCGGCCGTCGGGTGATATTGCTAACCAATGCACATCCGGGCAGTTTAGCGCTAAAAGTTGAACTCACCTGCCTCGACCAACACATCGACACATTGCTCACCAGCCATCAATTTGGCCAACCCAAAGAGCACCAAGACATGTGGACGCAAGTCTGTGAGCAATACGATATCAATCCAGCCGACACCCTTTTCGTGGATGATAGTCTGTCAGTGTTAAAATCCGCTGAGCGCTTTGGTATTCAACATCTGTTAGCGGTTGCGAATCCAGATAGCAAAAAGCCATCAAACAGTGTTGATGACTTTGAATCTACAACCGACTTTAGAACGCTGATTGACGATATCAAGCGCCACAGTCACTCCGATGAATCATCACACTAG
- the murI gene encoding glutamate racemase encodes MNPKKVIIFDSGVGGLSIQREISKRLSFLECHYLSDSLFFPYGELDPATVIERVCLLIPTLAQQINADAVVIACNTASTVALESLRDVLKIPVVGVVPAMKPAAQLSKSKHIALIATPATVNRPYTHQLIQTYAMQCSVTLIGSSELVRIAEQFLLGEEPSAAALAEIVKDINIQPTIDTVVLGCTHFPLIRRFLKVAIAHPVTFVDSGIAVAKQLERVLSVRPEGQCIGRRVYYSTSNDVANQRIQDVFVRLGYKKGRGF; translated from the coding sequence GTGAACCCGAAAAAAGTGATTATATTTGATTCCGGTGTCGGTGGCTTGTCCATTCAGCGCGAAATATCAAAACGATTGTCATTTTTAGAATGTCATTACCTATCAGACAGCCTATTTTTTCCTTATGGTGAATTAGATCCCGCGACCGTAATTGAACGCGTATGCCTGTTAATTCCAACATTGGCACAACAGATCAATGCTGATGCTGTCGTGATTGCTTGCAATACAGCGAGTACAGTTGCATTGGAGTCCTTGCGTGATGTGCTCAAAATCCCAGTAGTGGGTGTGGTGCCAGCAATGAAACCTGCGGCACAATTATCAAAGAGTAAGCACATCGCTCTTATCGCAACCCCAGCGACAGTAAATCGCCCTTATACGCATCAACTCATCCAAACTTATGCGATGCAATGCAGCGTCACGTTAATTGGTAGTTCAGAGTTAGTCCGAATTGCAGAGCAGTTTCTATTGGGGGAGGAACCCTCAGCCGCAGCGCTGGCAGAAATAGTAAAGGACATTAATATCCAACCGACGATTGATACAGTCGTGCTAGGTTGTACCCACTTCCCACTTATAAGGCGGTTTCTCAAAGTTGCCATCGCCCACCCAGTCACTTTTGTGGACTCAGGTATTGCGGTGGCCAAACAACTTGAGCGTGTTTTGTCTGTTCGACCGGAAGGTCAATGTATTGGGCGGCGGGTGTATTATTCAACGAGTAACGATGTTGCGAACCAGCGAATACAGGATGTATTTGTGAGATTAGGTTATAAAAAAGGCCGAGGTTTTTAA
- a CDS encoding fatty acid desaturase: MKKPAIIWANVILFAGTFLATITLVPWYGLTHGYSAPLWIATVLCLGYCGMSITVGYHRLWAHKTFDAHPFVRFVLAIGGAFALQNSALHWSSDHRVHHRHVDHTEKDPYAAPKGFWYSHIGWMLREYQPLRYSDYSNCRDLQKDKIVMWQHKYYWRLTWALNLGLPLLLGWALGDAIGGFLLIGVTRLVLSHHFTFFINSLAHIWGKRTYTEKNSARDNGFLAFLTYGEGYHNFHHLFEYDYRNGIRWYQFDPSKWFIWTMNKLGLTRNLRTVPSERILKAKLDLQKQRLETQLDLVEQTEKMRESLQAEYDQMIEKMLAFYAVRKRLFTLKKRKLSDTCQHELEELNEKLDSLKTAFQQQQQRWQEIVSQVKGLQPA; this comes from the coding sequence ATGAAAAAACCTGCCATTATATGGGCCAACGTTATCCTTTTCGCTGGAACCTTCCTCGCAACCATTACTTTGGTTCCTTGGTATGGCCTAACTCACGGATATAGCGCACCTTTATGGATCGCCACAGTGCTTTGCTTAGGTTATTGCGGCATGTCGATAACGGTGGGTTATCATCGTCTTTGGGCGCACAAAACATTCGACGCACATCCGTTCGTTCGGTTTGTTCTGGCCATAGGCGGAGCTTTTGCACTGCAGAATAGCGCTTTGCACTGGAGTTCCGATCATCGCGTGCACCATCGCCATGTTGATCACACAGAAAAAGACCCCTATGCGGCGCCCAAAGGTTTTTGGTATAGCCATATTGGGTGGATGCTTCGTGAATACCAACCTCTACGTTATTCGGACTACAGCAATTGCCGAGACTTGCAAAAAGATAAAATCGTTATGTGGCAGCATAAATACTATTGGCGATTAACTTGGGCTTTAAACTTAGGTTTACCTTTATTGTTAGGATGGGCGTTAGGCGATGCCATTGGTGGCTTCTTATTGATTGGTGTCACTCGACTCGTTTTGAGTCATCATTTCACTTTCTTTATTAACTCTCTTGCTCATATCTGGGGTAAAAGAACATATACAGAAAAAAACTCAGCCCGTGATAACGGCTTTTTGGCCTTCTTAACCTACGGTGAGGGTTACCATAATTTTCATCATTTGTTTGAATACGACTACCGCAATGGCATTCGCTGGTATCAGTTTGATCCCAGCAAGTGGTTTATTTGGACCATGAATAAATTGGGCCTCACCAGAAATTTAAGAACTGTACCTAGCGAGCGTATTCTAAAAGCCAAACTAGATTTACAAAAACAGCGTTTAGAAACACAGTTGGATTTAGTCGAACAGACCGAAAAAATGCGTGAGTCATTGCAAGCTGAATACGACCAAATGATTGAGAAAATGCTCGCCTTTTACGCAGTCAGAAAGCGTTTATTCACCTTGAAGAAACGTAAGTTGAGCGACACATGCCAACACGAATTGGAAGAATTAAACGAAAAACTCGATTCGCTCAAAACAGCATTTCAGCAGCAACAACAACGCTGGCAAGAAATTGTTTCACAGGTGAAGGGCTTACAACCAGCTTGA
- the nudE gene encoding ADP compounds hydrolase NudE: MDLQKLKLPTIHARRVVAKSRLFQIESLDLEFSNGETRQYERLGGNGRGAVMVVPITEDGDLILIREYSAGTESYELGFPKGLIDAGETAEQAGLRELQEEVGLGAKRLTPLKKVTLAPSYFAAHMQLLMAHDLYPSKLEGDEPEPLVIVKWPLNHWQQLLDSDEFTEARSVNALMLAARLLGLWETTNGAD, translated from the coding sequence ATGGATCTCCAAAAGCTGAAACTGCCCACCATTCACGCACGACGCGTGGTGGCAAAAAGCCGATTATTTCAAATTGAATCATTGGATTTAGAGTTCTCAAATGGTGAAACTCGGCAATACGAACGCCTAGGTGGAAATGGCCGAGGTGCTGTGATGGTCGTACCGATTACGGAAGACGGTGATCTCATTTTGATTCGAGAGTATTCGGCAGGTACCGAGAGTTACGAGCTTGGATTCCCTAAAGGGCTCATTGATGCTGGCGAAACCGCAGAACAGGCTGGGTTACGCGAGTTGCAAGAGGAAGTAGGGCTTGGCGCCAAGCGTCTCACTCCATTAAAAAAAGTCACCTTGGCCCCAAGTTACTTTGCCGCACATATGCAATTATTAATGGCACATGATTTATACCCATCTAAATTAGAGGGCGACGAACCCGAACCCCTCGTGATTGTAAAGTGGCCGCTGAATCATTGGCAGCAGCTACTCGATAGTGATGAATTTACCGAAGCGCGGAGCGTGAACGCCCTCATGCTGGCCGCTCGTTTGCTTGGTTTATGGGAGACTACAAATGGAGCTGATTGA
- the gspM gene encoding type II secretion system protein GspM: MRERWEQLQPRERQLVAGMGVFFGLLLFYVLVWEPLHDGVEQAQQRVETQQDNLIWMQRSAARVILSRDTKPSAASKVSGSISQRINRTASQLNIKLSRIQPQKDEVNVRIDSVDFNSFMTWVQTLEKQRVAVVSADVSRGDLPGHVEVRKLLLRSL, translated from the coding sequence ATGAGGGAACGTTGGGAACAACTTCAACCTCGAGAACGTCAATTAGTTGCGGGGATGGGTGTATTCTTTGGCTTGCTGTTATTTTATGTCTTGGTCTGGGAGCCCCTACATGACGGCGTTGAGCAAGCGCAACAGCGAGTAGAAACGCAACAGGATAATCTGATTTGGATGCAGCGCAGTGCCGCCCGTGTGATTTTGTCTCGTGATACCAAGCCGTCGGCCGCAAGCAAAGTGTCGGGTAGTATCTCGCAGCGCATTAACCGCACAGCGAGTCAGCTCAACATTAAATTAAGTCGTATTCAGCCGCAAAAAGATGAAGTGAATGTTCGTATCGACAGTGTAGACTTTAACTCATTCATGACATGGGTGCAGACCCTTGAAAAACAGCGTGTCGCTGTAGTTTCTGCAGATGTGAGCCGTGGTGACCTTCCTGGGCACGTTGAAGTTCGCAAATTATTATTGAGGTCGCTTTAA
- a CDS encoding RNA recognition motif domain-containing protein: MNSSVQSRRLGFAVMAAVLLAIVAKFSFSTLTTYLAPDWTTAIIALVAALITAAIASSRGQTSEAVQNSRTLYVGNLPYRANEAAIRQLFSEHGQVFSVRLMKDRQTGKRRGFGFVEMAEDDAESAISALNESEFQERTLKVREAKDKNAK, encoded by the coding sequence ATGAACTCTTCAGTGCAATCGAGACGTTTAGGATTTGCAGTAATGGCAGCCGTATTGTTGGCAATCGTTGCTAAATTCTCATTCTCAACCTTAACCACTTATCTTGCTCCAGATTGGACAACCGCAATTATTGCATTAGTCGCAGCGTTAATTACTGCTGCTATTGCAAGCTCTCGCGGACAAACAAGTGAAGCAGTGCAAAATTCACGTACGTTATATGTAGGCAACCTGCCATATCGCGCAAACGAGGCCGCTATTAGACAATTGTTTTCTGAGCACGGCCAAGTTTTCTCTGTGCGATTAATGAAAGATCGTCAAACCGGTAAGCGCCGAGGCTTCGGCTTTGTCGAAATGGCGGAGGATGATGCTGAAAGTGCAATTTCTGCTCTCAACGAAAGTGAATTCCAAGAGCGTACTTTAAAGGTACGTGAAGCGAAGGATAAAAACGCGAAGTAG
- the cysQ gene encoding 3'(2'),5'-bisphosphate nucleotidase CysQ: MELIELLEPVIKLASEAGKAIAAIYESGDFEALEKSDDTPVTTADLAANDIIMAGLQQLAVSYPIQSEEEEILPLAEREHWHRYWLIDPLDGTGEFIQRSGDFAVNIALIENNQPVMGVIFAPISGVVYAAVKGKCVFKRDAKGTQTDISARKLAGEDIGKLRFAISRRQKLEVITDCIPSDLPTEFIPFGSSTLKSCMVAEGAADCYVRFGPTGEWDTGAAECIVREAGGTVTNLALEPLSYNERESLENPNFMVVADADYPWGDVIRYR, from the coding sequence ATGGAGCTGATTGAGCTTTTAGAGCCTGTGATTAAACTTGCAAGCGAAGCGGGTAAAGCAATTGCCGCTATTTATGAGTCAGGTGATTTTGAAGCACTTGAGAAAAGTGACGATACACCAGTTACTACGGCTGACTTAGCTGCAAACGATATTATTATGGCGGGGTTACAGCAGTTAGCTGTCAGTTACCCTATCCAGTCGGAAGAAGAAGAAATCTTGCCACTCGCCGAGCGTGAACATTGGCACCGATATTGGCTGATTGATCCGTTGGATGGAACCGGCGAATTTATCCAGCGCAGTGGCGACTTTGCAGTCAATATCGCACTGATTGAAAATAACCAACCGGTTATGGGAGTTATATTCGCCCCCATCTCCGGGGTGGTTTATGCCGCAGTGAAAGGGAAGTGCGTATTCAAGCGCGACGCGAAAGGCACTCAAACAGATATTAGTGCTCGTAAATTAGCGGGTGAAGATATCGGTAAATTGCGCTTTGCAATTAGTCGCCGTCAAAAACTAGAAGTGATTACCGACTGTATTCCTTCAGATTTACCCACAGAATTTATTCCATTTGGAAGTAGCACACTGAAGAGCTGCATGGTGGCGGAAGGTGCTGCCGATTGTTATGTGCGTTTTGGCCCAACTGGCGAATGGGATACAGGAGCTGCTGAATGTATTGTGCGGGAAGCTGGCGGAACAGTCACTAATTTAGCGTTAGAGCCGCTGAGCTATAACGAGCGAGAGTCGTTGGAAAACCCTAATTTTATGGTGGTAGCGGATGCGGATTACCCATGGGGAGACGTGATTCGTTACCGATAG
- the sthA gene encoding Si-specific NAD(P)(+) transhydrogenase has protein sequence MSKKEQQSTSVPTQFDYDAIVIGTGPGGEGAAMSLTKQGLNVAVVERHSDVGGGCTHWGTIPSKALRHSVERLIEFNNSPLFSSRRETLHLKFRDILAHAQGVVGKQIRMRHGFYERNGVRIIHGEAQFVDGHAIDVKRSDGTTDRITAKQFVLATGSRPYRPADIDFEHPRVYDSDSILNMKHDPRSIIIYGAGVIGCEYASIFRGLNVKVDLINSRDALLSFLDAEISDALSYHLRNNGAIIRHCEEYESVTGDETGVVVKLKSGKRMRADCFLFANGRTGNTDTLNLDTVGVAANSRGQVKVNEHYCTEVNNIYAVGDVIGYPSLASAAYDQGRIAADAMVLGSCETKLIADIPTGIYTIPEISSVGKTEQELTELKVPYEVGRAQFKHLARAQISEQPVGTLKILFHRDTKEILGIHCFGERAAEIVHIGQAIMEQNGSGNNIEYFVHTTFNYPTMAEAYRVAALNGLNRLF, from the coding sequence GTGAGCAAAAAAGAACAACAATCAACCTCAGTTCCTACCCAGTTTGATTATGATGCAATTGTAATTGGTACTGGCCCTGGCGGCGAAGGTGCGGCCATGAGCCTCACTAAACAGGGCCTTAACGTCGCCGTTGTTGAACGCCACAGCGACGTCGGTGGCGGCTGTACTCATTGGGGAACTATCCCGTCTAAAGCGCTGCGCCATAGTGTAGAACGACTGATCGAATTCAATAATAGCCCGTTGTTTTCAAGCCGCCGAGAAACTTTGCATTTAAAGTTCCGCGATATTCTCGCACATGCTCAAGGCGTAGTAGGTAAGCAAATTCGCATGCGTCATGGCTTTTATGAGCGAAATGGCGTACGCATTATTCACGGCGAAGCGCAGTTTGTAGATGGCCATGCCATTGATGTGAAACGTTCCGATGGCACCACCGACCGCATTACCGCAAAGCAATTTGTGTTGGCCACAGGGTCTCGCCCCTATCGTCCAGCAGATATCGATTTTGAGCATCCGCGCGTGTATGACAGCGATAGTATTTTGAACATGAAGCACGATCCTCGTAGCATCATTATTTATGGTGCGGGTGTCATTGGTTGTGAATATGCATCCATTTTTCGTGGTTTAAACGTCAAGGTAGATTTGATCAATAGCCGCGACGCTTTGCTTTCATTCTTGGATGCTGAAATATCAGATGCATTGAGCTACCACCTGCGTAATAACGGTGCCATTATTCGCCACTGTGAAGAATACGAAAGCGTGACAGGAGATGAAACTGGCGTGGTTGTTAAGCTCAAATCGGGTAAACGCATGCGTGCCGATTGCTTCTTGTTTGCCAATGGCCGAACCGGCAACACCGATACTCTTAATCTCGACACCGTGGGTGTGGCAGCCAACTCTCGCGGGCAAGTCAAAGTGAATGAGCACTATTGCACTGAAGTCAACAACATCTATGCAGTGGGTGATGTGATTGGCTATCCAAGCCTTGCAAGTGCGGCCTACGACCAAGGACGAATCGCAGCAGATGCCATGGTATTAGGCAGTTGCGAAACCAAACTGATCGCAGATATTCCAACGGGTATTTATACCATTCCTGAGATCAGCTCGGTGGGTAAAACCGAGCAAGAACTCACTGAATTGAAAGTTCCCTACGAAGTAGGCCGTGCTCAATTCAAACACTTAGCTCGGGCACAAATATCTGAGCAGCCTGTGGGCACACTGAAAATTTTGTTCCATCGTGACACAAAAGAGATCTTGGGTATTCACTGCTTTGGCGAGCGCGCTGCAGAAATTGTTCACATTGGCCAAGCCATTATGGAACAAAACGGCAGTGGCAATAACATCGAGTATTTTGTGCATACCACATTCAACTATCCAACCATGGCCGAGGCATATCGTGTTGCAGCCTTAAATGGTTTGAATCGCCTGTTCTAG
- the gspL gene encoding type II secretion system protein GspL, with the protein MNEYLILRLASQASESMPWLVWSTQSQEVIASGEIANADNLHELEQRFSGREVIALAPAVDCAVRRLPVPKKNRRQALAALPYMLEDELAEDIDAIHLVHFAQHEETVDVAYVSHAKMDLWLSWFSRAGLAVGKVLPEFLALPDVKEPSDDESTHWHMVQVGDHWLVRQAHGIALGFENEMMAKFWLSSQDLEHVEITSFTPWPETFSPLIEAHVDLPELPMSALVNGAINSACNLRAGDYKIRRQRGQQPWRPWLNVAVLAGVALVLYLSGVALRLSEFKHIETVTRAEIVKTYKIAFPNEKRVNNPKVQMKRKLAQLGSGDGASSGLLMFLHDIGPAYRSVSGIVFQSLRYDEKRQELRIQASGSDFQKFEQLKAAIGNGYSAELGALNSKNDQVTGTITVRKES; encoded by the coding sequence GTGAACGAGTACCTGATACTGAGGTTAGCGAGTCAGGCTTCTGAGTCCATGCCTTGGTTGGTCTGGTCAACGCAATCACAAGAAGTTATTGCTTCGGGTGAAATAGCGAACGCCGACAACTTGCATGAGCTAGAACAGCGCTTTTCGGGAAGAGAAGTGATTGCATTAGCACCCGCTGTGGATTGTGCGGTGCGTCGATTACCTGTGCCAAAGAAAAACCGTCGGCAGGCGTTGGCCGCCTTGCCTTACATGCTCGAAGATGAGTTGGCCGAAGACATCGATGCGATTCATCTGGTGCACTTTGCACAGCACGAAGAAACTGTCGATGTGGCTTATGTTAGCCATGCCAAAATGGATTTGTGGCTTTCTTGGTTTAGCCGTGCGGGACTTGCAGTAGGTAAAGTGCTACCTGAATTTTTAGCCTTACCCGATGTAAAGGAGCCTAGCGATGATGAAAGTACGCACTGGCATATGGTCCAAGTTGGAGATCATTGGCTTGTTCGGCAAGCGCATGGAATTGCATTAGGTTTTGAAAATGAAATGATGGCCAAGTTCTGGTTGTCATCGCAAGACTTGGAACATGTTGAAATCACCAGTTTCACACCGTGGCCTGAAACCTTTAGCCCGTTGATTGAGGCGCATGTCGATTTACCTGAATTACCCATGTCAGCGTTGGTCAATGGCGCTATAAATAGTGCGTGTAACTTGCGTGCTGGTGACTATAAAATTCGTCGTCAACGTGGGCAACAACCTTGGCGTCCTTGGTTGAATGTTGCTGTGTTGGCTGGCGTAGCGCTGGTGTTGTATTTATCGGGGGTGGCATTGCGGTTGAGCGAATTTAAGCACATTGAAACTGTCACGCGTGCTGAGATCGTGAAAACTTACAAAATAGCGTTTCCGAATGAAAAGCGGGTTAACAACCCTAAAGTGCAAATGAAACGCAAGCTTGCTCAGCTTGGCTCGGGCGATGGTGCAAGCAGTGGTCTATTGATGTTCTTGCATGATATTGGCCCTGCATATCGTTCTGTTTCAGGCATTGTATTTCAGTCATTGCGCTATGATGAAAAGCGTCAGGAACTTCGTATCCAAGCATCCGGATCAGATTTCCAGAAGTTCGAGCAACTAAAAGCTGCCATCGGCAATGGTTACTCGGCTGAGTTGGGCGCATTGAACTCTAAGAATGATCAAGTAACTGGAACCATTACAGTGAGGAAAGAATCATGA
- the trmA gene encoding tRNA (uridine(54)-C5)-methyltransferase TrmA: MANTIDYQQQLQAKAARITQQFADLTHSELEVFDSVPSHYRMRAEFRVWHEGDDIYHIMFNQETKQKYRVDAFPTASKLINDAMPRLLDLIRDNRSLRHKLFQVDYLSSQQGELLISMLYHKQLDDEWQKQAQQLQQRLSEFCPTFIIGRARKQKMCLSRDYVNETLNVHGRQYVYRHVENSFTQPNAVVCEKMLEWAIDCTRDSKGDLLELYCGNGNFSIPMSQNFNQVLATEIAKPSVDSAQINIAANKIDNLQIVRLSSEEFTEAWTGKRKFKRLADIDLEHYELNTLFVDPPRSGLDEETREMAKNFQTVIYISCNPDTLYRDLDDLKDTYTVQRLALFDQFPFTHHAEMGVLLERNA; encoded by the coding sequence ATGGCAAATACAATAGACTATCAGCAACAACTTCAAGCCAAAGCGGCTCGTATTACACAACAATTCGCCGATTTGACGCATTCAGAGCTGGAAGTCTTCGATTCAGTTCCTAGCCACTATCGTATGCGTGCTGAATTTAGAGTTTGGCATGAGGGTGATGATATTTACCACATCATGTTCAATCAGGAAACCAAACAAAAGTATCGTGTTGACGCTTTTCCAACAGCCTCAAAGCTGATTAATGATGCCATGCCTCGGCTGCTTGATTTAATTCGAGATAATCGAAGTCTTCGCCACAAACTGTTCCAAGTTGATTACTTATCATCGCAACAAGGTGAACTGTTAATTAGCATGCTGTACCACAAACAGCTTGATGATGAATGGCAGAAGCAAGCGCAACAACTCCAACAGCGGCTGTCTGAATTTTGTCCCACCTTTATTATTGGCCGCGCTCGTAAACAGAAAATGTGTTTATCACGCGATTATGTCAATGAAACACTTAACGTTCATGGCCGTCAGTATGTTTATCGCCACGTAGAAAACAGTTTCACACAGCCCAATGCTGTTGTTTGTGAAAAGATGTTGGAGTGGGCCATTGATTGTACCCGTGATTCTAAAGGTGATTTGTTAGAACTGTATTGTGGCAATGGCAACTTTTCGATTCCGATGAGTCAGAACTTCAATCAGGTTCTGGCAACTGAGATTGCGAAACCTTCGGTGGACTCTGCACAAATCAACATTGCCGCAAACAAGATCGATAATTTACAAATTGTCCGCTTATCCAGTGAAGAGTTTACTGAAGCATGGACCGGCAAGCGTAAATTTAAACGCTTAGCCGATATTGATTTAGAGCATTATGAACTGAACACTTTATTTGTAGACCCTCCACGCTCAGGGCTAGATGAAGAAACGCGTGAGATGGCAAAAAACTTTCAAACCGTTATCTACATCTCGTGCAACCCTGACACTTTATACCGCGATTTGGATGACCTCAAAGACACTTATACAGTACAACGTTTGGCGCTATTCGACCAATTTCCATTTACCCATCACGCTGAAATGGGTGTATTGCTCGAGCGCAACGCGTAA